One Dromiciops gliroides isolate mDroGli1 chromosome 3, mDroGli1.pri, whole genome shotgun sequence DNA segment encodes these proteins:
- the LOC122751400 gene encoding cytochrome c oxidase subunit 5B, mitochondrial-like, which produces MVQRLLQGTRVLAVQALRACGPSRAATRTMASGGGIPSDEEQATGLEREIMMAARNDLYPYNLLAPKATPGTKEEPNLVPSITDKQIVGCICEEDNSSVIWFWLQKGKTQCCPNCGTHYKLVPHQLSH; this is translated from the coding sequence ATGGTCCAAAGGTTACTGCAGGGCACCAGGGTGCTGGCGGTCCAGGCCTTGAGGGCCTGTGGCCCATCTAGGGCTGCTACTCGCACCATGGCGAGTGGAGGAGGAATCCCTTCTGATGAAGAGCAGGCTACTGGTTTGGAGAGAGAGATTATGATGGCTGCAAGGAATGATTTGTATCCCTACAATCTGTTAGCCCCAAAGGCAACTCCAGGGACTAAGGAGGAGCCAAACCTGGTCCCTTCCATCACTGACAAACAAATAGTGGGCTGTATCTGTGAAGAGGACAACAGTTCAGTCATCTGGTTCTGGCTTCAAAAAGGCAAGACACAGTGTTGCCCTAACTGTGGAACCCATTACAAGCTGGTACCCCACCAGTTGAGCCACTGA